From a region of the Streptomyces tirandamycinicus genome:
- a CDS encoding TetR family transcriptional regulator → MNAPMGLRERKKQRTRETISDTAITLFLEHGFDQVSVVDIAAVAEVSKPTLFKYFPTKEDLVVHRFADHQTVSSTVVAERPPGVSAIDALHQHFLNGLAARDPITGLNDDEDVLAFHHLVYSTPSLVARVSQYLAQAEEALAQALVDALDSDREITAALLAGQVIATERILASVNWQRIVAGRSADEVYPEAVADADHAYALLRQGLAGAAAQK, encoded by the coding sequence GTGAATGCGCCGATGGGCTTGCGGGAGCGCAAGAAACAGCGAACGCGAGAGACGATCTCCGACACGGCGATCACGCTCTTCCTTGAGCACGGGTTCGACCAGGTCTCGGTCGTCGACATCGCGGCCGTCGCCGAGGTCTCCAAACCCACGCTGTTCAAGTACTTCCCCACCAAGGAAGACCTGGTCGTCCACCGCTTCGCCGACCACCAGACGGTGAGCAGCACCGTCGTCGCGGAGCGGCCGCCCGGGGTGTCCGCGATCGACGCCCTGCACCAGCACTTCCTGAACGGGCTGGCGGCCCGGGACCCCATCACGGGGCTCAACGACGACGAGGACGTCCTCGCCTTCCACCACCTCGTGTACTCCACGCCGAGCCTGGTGGCACGCGTCAGCCAGTACCTGGCCCAGGCCGAGGAGGCGCTCGCCCAGGCCCTGGTCGACGCGCTGGACTCCGACCGCGAGATCACGGCCGCCCTGCTGGCCGGCCAGGTCATCGCCACCGAGCGCATCCTGGCGTCGGTGAACTGGCAGCGCATCGTCGCCGGCCGGTCCGCTGACGAGGTCTACCCCGAGGCGGTGGCCGACGCCGACCACGCCTACGCCCTGCTGCGCCAGGGCCTGGCGGGGGCAGCCGCCCAGAAGTGA
- a CDS encoding IS5 family transposase (programmed frameshift) → MWDRIEPLMPADPVRGRRWDDHRRTLEAIAWKYRTNSPWRDLPDELGSFQTAHKRLIRWAVDGTWEMILAAVLAAADADDDIDWTVSVDSTVVRAHQHAAGALKRGAHCGEPADHALGRSRSGLSTKVHLAADGRGRPLAFTVTAGQAGDAPAFETVMSRIRVPRTGPGRPRTRPLAVLADRAYSSRAIRAHLRRRGIRAVIPQPSDQVGHRLRRGRLGGRPPGFGNEAYKQRNSVERCINRLKQWRGLATRTDKLAIAYQAALHLAGILIWTRR, encoded by the exons ATGTGGGACCGGATCGAGCCGCTGATGCCGGCCGATCCGGTCCGCGGACGGCGGTGGGACGACCACCGCCGCACACTCGAGGCCATCGCGTGGAAGTACCGCACCAACTCGCCCTGGCGGGACCTGCCCGACGAGCTCGGCTCATTTCAGACCGCTCACAAGCGGCTGATCAGATGGGCCGTCGACGGCACCTGGGAGATGATCCTCGCCGCCGTCCTGGCGGCGGCGGACGCCGACGACGACATCGACTGGACGGTGTCGGTGGACTCCACGGTCGTCCGGGCCCACCAGCACGCCGCCGGAGCACTCAAAAGGGGG GCTCACTGCGGCGAGCCCGCCGATCACGCGCTCGGACGCTCCCGCAGCGGGCTGAGCACCAAGGTCCACCTGGCCGCGGACGGCCGCGGACGGCCCCTCGCCTTCACCGTCACCGCAGGCCAGGCAGGTGACGCGCCCGCCTTCGAGACGGTGATGTCCCGCATCCGCGTGCCCCGCACCGGCCCGGGCAGGCCCCGGACCCGGCCCCTGGCCGTTCTCGCCGACCGCGCGTATTCTTCCCGTGCCATCCGCGCCCACCTGCGGCGCCGGGGCATCCGTGCGGTCATCCCGCAACCGTCCGACCAAGTCGGCCACCGCCTGCGGCGAGGCCGACTCGGTGGCCGTCCGCCCGGCTTCGGCAACGAGGCATACAAGCAGCGGAACAGCGTCGAGCGGTGCATCAACCGTCTCAAGCAGTGGCGCGGCCTGGCCACACGAACCGACAAGCTCGCGATCGCCTACCAGGCCGCACTCCACCTCGCGGGCATCCTCATCTGGACCCGACGCTGA
- a CDS encoding FMN-binding negative transcriptional regulator: MAFLGPSAYISPDHYASQPHFPTWAYAAVHVTGRPRLLDEVRTMRQLDDLIEDQESRLAPKQPWSLPRRASALFDEYLRLIQGSRSRSGTSTACTSLARTSPRPTWPPRHGPSGSAARTA; this comes from the coding sequence GTGGCGTTCCTGGGCCCCAGCGCCTACATCTCGCCCGACCACTACGCCTCCCAGCCGCACTTCCCGACCTGGGCGTACGCGGCCGTGCACGTCACGGGTCGGCCGCGGCTGCTGGACGAGGTGCGCACCATGCGCCAGCTGGACGACCTGATCGAGGACCAGGAGAGCCGGCTCGCACCGAAGCAGCCCTGGTCGCTGCCGCGCCGGGCGAGCGCGCTGTTCGACGAGTACCTGCGGCTCATCCAGGGTTCGAGATCCCGATCGGGCACATCGACGGCGTGTACAAGCTTGGCCAGAACAAGTCCCCGGCCGACATGGCCTCCCAGGCACGGGCCTTCCGGGAGCGCGGCACGGACAGCATGA